A part of Sulfurimonas sp. HSL-1716 genomic DNA contains:
- a CDS encoding PAS domain-containing protein: MKPTPINEEIQLDPKRYIVSETDELGTITFCNDYFVEISGYSKEELMGKPHNIIRHPDMPKVVFKLLWEFISQGKNINVVIKNLAKDGRYYWVFTEFESRRDTDTGKIIGYTASRKTVSKHVTEIISDLYAKLLEIEKEEGIEASEEYLKSFLKSKGDNVEFQNLMEEIHKFY, translated from the coding sequence ATGAAACCAACGCCTATAAATGAAGAGATACAGCTGGATCCAAAAAGATATATAGTCAGTGAAACGGATGAACTGGGAACAATAACCTTCTGCAATGATTACTTTGTAGAGATCTCCGGTTACAGCAAAGAGGAACTGATGGGGAAACCTCATAATATTATCCGTCATCCCGACATGCCAAAAGTCGTGTTCAAACTATTATGGGAGTTTATATCTCAAGGTAAAAATATCAATGTCGTTATAAAAAACTTGGCAAAAGACGGCAGATACTACTGGGTGTTTACCGAGTTTGAATCAAGAAGAGATACGGATACGGGAAAAATCATAGGATATACCGCTTCAAGAAAGACCGTTTCAAAACATGTGACCGAGATAATATCGGACCTATATGCGAAGCTGTTGGAGATAGAGAAAGAAGAGGGTATCGAGGCGAGTGAAGAGTATTTGAAATCCTTTTTAAAATCAAAAGGCGATAATGTCGAGTTTCAGAACCTTATGGAAGAGATCCATAAATTTTATTAA
- a CDS encoding nitrous oxide reductase accessory protein NosL encodes MKKLVMGILILSSFVFVPLLSANDLYTLKFDRNTIGFIRKVKVYKAPEWVAKINLSSGKELYFCSPKSMFEFYDRPAKWPYLNVKSESDFKAIVVTDFATLKPIDAKKAFFVYGSNVISPAGDDLPAFASYEDAQKFAKKHHAARVFKFDKVAPGLIRLLNGDI; translated from the coding sequence ATGAAAAAATTGGTTATGGGCATATTGATACTGTCGTCTTTCGTATTTGTACCGCTTTTGTCGGCAAATGATTTATATACATTAAAATTTGATAGGAACACTATCGGTTTCATTAGAAAGGTCAAAGTGTATAAAGCACCGGAATGGGTGGCTAAGATAAACTTGAGCAGCGGAAAAGAACTTTATTTCTGTAGTCCAAAGTCTATGTTCGAGTTTTATGACAGACCGGCGAAATGGCCTTATCTTAATGTGAAAAGCGAAAGTGATTTCAAAGCCATAGTCGTTACTGATTTTGCTACTTTAAAGCCTATCGATGCAAAAAAAGCTTTTTTTGTTTACGGAAGCAATGTGATCTCACCGGCAGGAGACGATCTGCCTGCGTTCGCTTCATACGAAGATGCCCAAAAGTTTGCGAAAAAACATCATGCGGCAAGAGTGTTTAAGTTCGACAAGGTGGCTCCTGGGCTAATAAGACTTCTTAACGGAGATATTTAA